The following coding sequences lie in one Flagellimonas eckloniae genomic window:
- a CDS encoding YebC/PmpR family DNA-binding transcriptional regulator produces MGRAFEFRKARKMKRWAAMSKAFTRIGKDIVMAVKEGGPDPDSNSRLRAVIQNAKSVNMPKDNIERAIKRASDKSQGDYKEVLFEGYAPHGIAILVETATDNNTRTVANIRSYFNKCNGSLGTSGSVEFMFDHTCNFRIPAEGIDPEELELEMIDFGAEEVFVDEDGILIYAPFESFGSIQKELEVREIEILSSGFERIPQVTKELNEEQVTDVEKLLEKIEEDDDVQNVYHTMKE; encoded by the coding sequence ATGGGAAGAGCATTTGAATTTAGAAAGGCGCGAAAAATGAAACGCTGGGCAGCAATGTCCAAGGCATTTACCAGAATTGGAAAAGACATTGTAATGGCGGTTAAAGAAGGTGGACCTGATCCAGATTCAAACTCAAGGTTACGTGCTGTTATCCAGAATGCCAAATCTGTTAATATGCCCAAGGACAATATTGAACGTGCCATCAAACGTGCGTCCGATAAAAGTCAAGGAGATTATAAAGAGGTTTTATTTGAAGGATATGCTCCACATGGTATTGCGATACTCGTAGAAACCGCAACTGATAATAATACCAGAACCGTAGCTAATATTAGAAGTTATTTTAATAAGTGTAATGGCAGTCTAGGAACATCTGGCTCTGTAGAGTTTATGTTTGACCATACTTGTAATTTTCGCATCCCAGCAGAAGGGATAGATCCAGAAGAGTTGGAACTGGAAATGATAGATTTTGGAGCCGAAGAAGTTTTTGTTGATGAGGATGGCATCTTAATATATGCTCCGTTCGAAAGCTTTGGATCCATACAAAAAGAACTGGAAGTCCGTGAAATTGAAATTCTATCTTCTGGTTTTGAGCGCATTCCACAAGTGACCAAAGAACTCAATGAAGAACAAGTTACTGATGTTGAAAAGCTATTGGAAAAGATTGAAGAGGATGATGATGTTCAGAACGTTTATCATACGATGAAGGAGTAA
- a CDS encoding BspA family leucine-rich repeat surface protein, producing MNKILPFLFLVFFSKTIIGQSESKSIEDYAFITTWKTDNPGMTEDNQISIPLYGGPYDVDWGDGNVETDLFGKSLHTYESPGVYEVSVTGSVDSIKFNSYLSEPVEENEDATKLLEINQWGDIKWKTMLAAFAGCVNMDVVAEDTPDLSEAASLFSMFTYCSSLKGNDFFNLWDVSTITDMIQVFSQCNNFNADISSWDVSNVTSMSNLFSNAFVFNGDISNWDVSKVGNMNLMFSGATSFNQEIGNWDVSNVTDMTGMFQFSNFNKDISGWDVSTVVNMRYMFNLASEFNQNIGVWNTSNVENMRNMFSSTESFNQDISGWDVSKVTDMRGMFYRAASFDYSLAKWDISNVGEMATFLNESGLSDENYNKTLLGWNQLQLLQEGVTLDALQNQYCEAAVARQNIIDTHEWTINDAGLFCEDTTVPELTILGDNPLIIIEGDEYVDPGATAEDETDGDITASIVIGGDIVDINNPNTYLVTYNVMDLAGNPAEEKVRQVIVEPVQNMELSVIGFSLVDAENDVVLFPITDGMVIDTNTLPTTSLNIVANTTDDTESVLLDLSGAKTAKRIENVAPYALFGDSGSNYKGDSFDLGEYVISATPYANNGLKGNEGVSMSIAFSFQENLVCSSFNANVNDFEGPTSCEGTEGYIDIDVFGATLPVSYELVGVSGPQSSSLFEGLAAGEYTIVVTDMNNCSETLMVTLLDPAKPIVDLDPFNTVFNTDTPFLLTGGMPLGGVYSGQGVNGGFFEPITVGVGTYEITYTFVDPITGCNNSATQNIEVSSENTNTITGFVLVNADTDTDIMILTEGVSIDINDLPTTNLNIRAEATEDVESTLLQITGSFTNTRKENVAPYTFFGDGNGNYYGRILSEGDYNISATPYTGNKLSGEMGNNETISFSIISSSQALTLGIMKIYPNPANFQAKASFDTKDNDIEQIMIFDMLGRLVKVYDGKQVKDGESYLLDVDEFPVGTYFIRTEDANGTQYQKQIAIKR from the coding sequence ATGAATAAAATTTTACCTTTTTTATTTCTGGTTTTTTTTAGTAAAACAATAATTGGGCAGTCTGAATCAAAGAGCATTGAAGACTATGCATTTATTACCACATGGAAAACAGATAATCCGGGCATGACAGAAGACAATCAAATAAGTATACCGCTTTACGGAGGCCCATATGATGTGGATTGGGGTGATGGAAATGTGGAAACTGATTTGTTTGGAAAATCACTGCACACATACGAATCACCTGGGGTTTACGAAGTATCCGTAACCGGTAGTGTGGATAGTATTAAATTCAACAGTTATCTTTCAGAGCCTGTAGAAGAAAATGAGGATGCAACAAAATTGTTGGAAATAAATCAGTGGGGTGATATCAAATGGAAAACCATGTTGGCGGCATTTGCTGGATGTGTCAATATGGATGTAGTTGCGGAAGATACTCCAGATCTAAGTGAGGCTGCATCATTATTTTCTATGTTCACCTATTGTAGTTCTTTAAAAGGAAATGACTTCTTCAATTTATGGGATGTGTCTACAATAACTGATATGATACAGGTTTTTAGCCAATGTAATAATTTCAATGCGGATATTTCCAGTTGGGATGTTTCCAATGTTACGTCAATGTCCAATTTATTTTCAAATGCTTTTGTTTTTAATGGGGATATCTCAAATTGGGATGTTTCAAAGGTTGGAAATATGAACTTAATGTTCAGCGGTGCAACAAGTTTTAATCAAGAGATAGGTAACTGGGACGTTTCCAACGTAACCGACATGACCGGAATGTTCCAGTTTTCCAATTTTAATAAGGATATCTCAGGATGGGATGTTTCCACTGTAGTCAATATGAGATATATGTTCAATTTGGCTAGTGAGTTTAATCAAAATATAGGTGTCTGGAATACTAGCAATGTGGAGAATATGCGGAATATGTTTTCCTCCACGGAATCTTTCAATCAAGATATTTCAGGATGGGACGTTTCAAAGGTTACTGATATGAGAGGAATGTTTTATAGGGCAGCTTCCTTTGATTATAGCCTAGCCAAATGGGATATTTCCAATGTCGGGGAGATGGCAACATTTTTAAACGAATCTGGTCTTTCAGATGAAAATTACAATAAAACCCTTTTAGGGTGGAACCAACTTCAATTATTGCAAGAAGGAGTTACTTTGGATGCCCTTCAGAACCAATATTGCGAAGCGGCCGTTGCCCGCCAAAATATTATTGATACTCATGAATGGACCATCAATGATGCTGGTTTGTTTTGTGAAGATACAACTGTGCCTGAGTTGACTATACTGGGCGATAATCCTTTGATAATTATTGAAGGAGATGAATATGTTGACCCGGGTGCCACAGCAGAGGATGAAACGGACGGGGATATCACAGCCAGTATCGTAATTGGTGGGGATATAGTGGATATAAATAATCCAAATACCTATTTGGTAACCTATAATGTTATGGACCTTGCTGGCAATCCTGCGGAAGAAAAAGTGAGGCAAGTGATAGTGGAACCGGTTCAGAATATGGAATTGTCGGTAATCGGTTTTAGTTTGGTCGATGCCGAGAATGACGTGGTTCTTTTTCCAATCACCGATGGTATGGTAATAGATACGAATACACTTCCAACGACCAGTTTAAATATTGTTGCCAATACAACAGACGATACCGAAAGTGTTCTGTTGGACCTTAGCGGAGCAAAAACTGCCAAAAGGATAGAGAATGTGGCCCCCTATGCCCTGTTCGGTGATTCTGGGTCCAATTATAAAGGAGATAGCTTTGATTTGGGGGAGTATGTAATTTCGGCCACTCCATATGCTAATAATGGACTCAAAGGAAATGAGGGGGTATCAATGTCAATTGCCTTTTCATTTCAAGAAAACCTTGTGTGTTCGAGTTTTAATGCAAATGTTAATGATTTTGAAGGTCCAACAAGTTGTGAAGGCACCGAAGGTTATATAGATATTGATGTTTTTGGGGCTACTTTACCGGTATCTTATGAGTTGGTTGGAGTATCAGGACCACAATCTTCCAGTTTATTTGAGGGTCTTGCTGCTGGAGAATATACAATCGTAGTGACCGATATGAACAATTGTAGTGAAACGTTAATGGTTACGTTGTTGGATCCAGCAAAACCAATAGTTGACTTGGATCCGTTTAATACTGTTTTTAATACGGATACGCCATTTCTATTAACCGGTGGAATGCCATTAGGGGGAGTTTATTCCGGCCAAGGTGTTAATGGAGGATTTTTTGAACCAATCACCGTAGGGGTAGGTACCTATGAGATTACATATACGTTTGTGGACCCTATTACCGGTTGTAATAATAGCGCAACTCAGAATATTGAGGTAAGTTCAGAAAATACCAATACGATTACCGGTTTTGTATTGGTAAATGCGGATACGGATACAGACATTATGATTTTAACAGAAGGGGTGTCTATCGATATAAATGATTTACCAACAACAAATCTCAACATACGGGCGGAGGCTACGGAGGATGTTGAAAGTACACTGTTGCAAATTACAGGGAGCTTTACCAATACCAGAAAGGAAAATGTTGCGCCCTATACATTTTTTGGAGATGGAAATGGTAATTATTATGGCAGGATATTAAGTGAAGGCGACTACAACATTAGTGCAACACCCTATACTGGCAATAAACTTTCTGGTGAAATGGGTAATAATGAAACTATAAGCTTTTCAATCATTTCTTCTTCTCAAGCATTGACATTGGGTATTATGAAAATCTATCCTAATCCAGCCAATTTCCAGGCAAAGGCTTCTTTTGATACTAAAGATAATGACATTGAACAAATTATGATTTTCGATATGTTGGGAAGATTGGTGAAGGTTTACGATGGCAAACAAGTAAAGGATGGAGAATCGTATTTATTGGATGTTGATGAGTTTCCTGTCGGGACCTATTTTATTAGAACTGAAGATGCTAATGGAACCCAATATCAAAAGCAAATAGCGATCAAACGATAA